A region of Numenius arquata chromosome 25, bNumArq3.hap1.1, whole genome shotgun sequence DNA encodes the following proteins:
- the LINGO3 gene encoding leucine-rich repeat and immunoglobulin-like domain-containing nogo receptor-interacting protein 3 → MLYTMTCWLLVLVLHLVLLSPPRVAACPARCECAPQIKSVVCHRKRLTSIPEGIPTETKILELNKNRIRCLNPGDLSPYPLLEELDFSENIISNVEPGAFSNLFNLQTLRLRGNQLKLIPPGVFTKLTNLTLLDISENKLVILLDYMFQDLRNLKSLEVGDNDLVYISQRAFSGLLGLEQLTIEKCNLTSISAESLSYLQNLEVLRLRHLSISALEDQNFKKLYNLLQLEIDNWPLLEDVSPTSFQGLNLTSLSITYTNITAVPAAALRNLVYLRYLNLSYNPISTVLKGSFKDLIRLQELHIVGALLVSVEPQAFSGLRQIRLLNLSSNFLSTLEESTFHSVNTLETLRVDRNPLACDCRLLWILQRRKTLNFDGQQPMCSSPPEIQGNALRDFPDSVLFEYFTCQKPKIKDRKLQHVTAREGQSVSFLCRADGEPDPSIAWVSPQHRMITTRSTGRATVLPGGTLEIRFAQVQDSGTYICIASNAGGNDTYFATLTVKGRPADGSHYANRTLYLSEFNDTSHNDTQVFLKFTLDLKTILVSTAMGCITFLGVVLFCFLLLFVWSRGRGQHKNNFSVEYSFRKVDGPTTTTGQGGARKFNMKMI, encoded by the coding sequence ATGCTCTACACAATGACATGTTGGCTCCTGGTCCTGGTCCTCCACCTGGTCCTCCTGAGCCCCCCGCGGGTGGCAGCCTGCCCTGCCCGCTGCGAGTGTGCCCCGCAGATCAAGTCGGTGGTGTGTCACCGCAAGCGGCTCACCTCCATCCCCGAGGGCATCCCCACCGAGACCAAGATCCTGGAGCTCAACAAGAACCGCATCCGCTGCTTGAACCCGGGGGACCTCTCCCCGTAcccgctgctggaggagctggatttCAGTGAGAACATCATCTCCAATGTGGAGCCGGGCGCCTTCAGCAACCTGTTCAACCTGCAGACCTTGCGGCTGCGGGGGAACCAGCTCAAGCTCATCCCCCCAGGGGTCTTCACCAAGCTGACCAACCTCACTCTCTTGGACATCAGCGAGAACAAGCTCGTCATCCTGCTGGACTACATGTTCCAGGACCTGCGAAATCTGAAGAGCCTGGAGGTGGGCGATAACGACTTGGTGTACATCTCCCAACGGgccttctcagggctgctgggCCTGGAGCAGTTGACCATTGAGAAGTGCAACCTGACCTCCATCTCGGCTGAGTCACTCTCCTACCTCCAGAACCTGGAGGTGCTGCGGCTCCGGCACCTCAGCATCTCTGCATTGGAAGACCAAAACTTCAAGAAGCTCTACaacctcctgcagctggagatTGACAACTGGCCACTGCTGGAAGATGTCTCCCCAACCAGCTTCCAGGGCCTGAACCTCACCTCGCTGTCCATCACCTACACCAACATCACAGCAGTGCCTGCCGCTGCCTTGAGGAACCTGGTGTACCTCCGGTACCTGAACCTGTCCTACAACCCCATTAGCACTGTGCTGAAGGGCTCCTTTAAAGACCTCATCCGGCTCCAGGAGCTCCACATCGTGGGCGCTCTCTTGGTGTCTGTGGAGCCGCAGGCTTTCTCCGGACTGAGACAAATCCGGCTGCTCAACCTCTCCAGCAACTTTCTCTCCACGCTGGAGGAGAGCACCTTCCACTCTGTCAACACGCTGGAGACGCTGCGGGTGGACAGGAACCCCCTGGCCTGTGACTGCCGCCTCCTCTGGATCCTGCAGCGACGGAAGACGCTCAACTTCGATGGGCAGCAGCCCATGTGCTCCTCGCCACCCGAAATCCAGGGCAATGCCCTGCGCGACTTCCCGGACTCCGTGCTCTTCGAGTACTTCACCTGCCAGAAGCCCAAGATAAAGGATCGGAAGCTGCAGCATGTGACGGCCCGGGAAGGACAGTCCGTGTCCTTCCTTTGCCGGGCAGATGGGGAGCCGGACCCCTCCatcgcctgggtgtccccccAGCACCGCATGATCACCACCCGCAGCACAGGGCGGGCGACGGTGCTGCCGGGAGGCACTCTGGAGATCCGCTTCGCCCAAGTGCAGGACAGCGGCACCTACATCTGCATCGCCAGCAACGCCGGGGGCAACGACACCTACTTTGCCACCCTGACAGTCAAGGGGCGCCCGGCCGATGGGTCCCACTACGCGAACCGGACTTTGTACCTCAGCGAGTTCAATGACACCTCTCACAACGACACGCAAGTCTTCTTGAAGTTTACGTTGGACCTCAAGACCATCCTGGTCTCCACGGCCATGGGCTGCATCACCTTCCTGGGTGTGgtgctcttctgcttcctcctcctcttcgtcTGGAGCCGGGGACGAGGGCAACACAAGAACAACTTCTCGGTGGAGTACTCCTTCCGCAAGGTGGAcggtcccaccaccaccactggccAAGGAGGAGCCAGGAAGTTCAACATGAAGATGATCTGA